The following nucleotide sequence is from Chryseobacterium sp. CY350.
AAAAGCTTGGTGATGTTTTTAATTTTTTCGTTCTGGAAACTTTCTATTAGCATTTTGCAAAATTATGTAAAATTTCGCATAATGTTTTATTCAGAAAGATCAATTTGGTTTTCAGAAGTATCAATCATATTTTGCGGTAGAGATTTGTTGATCTTATTTTGAAGTCCCATATTTTTTAGATCCTCAGCACGCTTGATCAGATTTCCTCTGCCTGTGTACAGCTGCGAAAAAGCATCGGTGTATGATTTCTGAGCCATATCCATATTTTTACCTACTTTTTCTAGGTTATCTACAAATCCTACGAGCTTATCGTATAATTTCGCTCCTGCCTCAGAGATTTTTAATGCATTTTGACTCAGATTGTCTCGTTTCCATAAGTCTGAAATAAGTTTTAAAAATGCAATTAGATTGGTAGGACTCACCAGAATGACGTGTCTTGTATAGGCGTAATTCCATAAGTTTTGATCGTGTTGAACAGCAATTAAAAATGCTGGTTCGATAGGGACAAACATAATCGTGAAATCCAGTGATTCACTGATGTGGTCATATCTCTTTCTGCTCAGATCATCAATATGTCTTTTAATTGAACCAATATGTAGCGTTATAAGTTGTGCTTTTTCTTCAGGAGATTCAGATGAATTCATTTTTTCGTAAGCGTTCAGAGAAACTTTTGAATCAATTATAACCAGTTGATTTCCCGGAAGTTTTAATGTAAAATCCGGACGTAAATTATCGCCATCTTCATTTTTAATGTTTTGCTGTTTAAAATACTCGCGATCTTTTGTAAGTCCGGAATCTTCCAGAATTCTTTCCAGAATCATTTCGCCCCAATCGCCTTGTGTTTTCGTCTGGCCTTTTAACGCATTTGCCAAATTGTTGGCTTCCTGACTCACTTTTGTCGTTTGTTCCAGCATTAATTTTATGGTGCTGTTCAGTGAATGTCTTTCACGCGCTTCATTTTCATACACTTCATTCACTCTCTTTTTAAAATTTTCCAGATTTTCACCCAATGGTTTTAATAAAGTATCTAAATTCTGTTTATTAGATTGAGTAAATTTTTCGGTTTTTTCTTCTAAAATTTTATTGGCTAAATTTTCAAACTGAAGCCTTCCTTCTTCCTGAATGTTTTTTGTTTCTTCCTTTTGAGCTTTCAAAAAAGTATTTTCGGCAGAGACTTTCGCAAATTCTGCTTTTAAATCATTCATTAAATCAGATTGATTGAGATAGATTTCTTTTTCTTTGGTAATGATCTGATTAAGTTCATTGATCTTGAGATTTACATTTTCAAGATCAGAATTGTTTTTAATAAATGTATGATTCAGTTCGTCGTAGGAACTTCTTGAAACCGTTGAGGATTTCAAAATAAAATATAAAATTACAGCACCCAGAATTCCTCCGGAAATAAATCCGATGATTAAATAAGTCGTCTCCATTCTTCAAAATTACAAAAAGATACGGGTGATTTTTACGGGAAACCGTCAAATCTTATATGATAATTATATCCTAAATTTACGTAGTTTTATTCCACAGAAATTTGCCAATCATGATTTTGTCAATCACTCCATTTAATATTCTTTGTTTCGCAATCTTAACTGCTATTGTTTACATAACAGGATTATATTTCGTTTTTAAAAACAAGCTGGGATTCGTGGGTTTGTTAAGTATTATATTTTTTCCGTCTCTTGGTTCGTTAGGAATTATCCTTTACTGTATAAGAAAAAACGAAAAAGTATAAATGCTAAAATGATTCTATTTAAGCTTTGTATTCTCTAAAATTTCAATATTTTTAATCACATCATTACTTTCGCATTTCTTGAGCTCTTTCAACAAAGCAGAAGAAAGCAGTTTCGGATCTAAAATTTGTGAAGCCACTTTTGCAGCGGCATAATCTACAATATTGATCACAGATTCTCTCAGGATATTCGGAGTATTGGAAGCAATTACCGCAGTTGCCCACGAAGTTTCTCTCGCTTTCGAAATGGCAAAATCTAAAATCACATTGTCTTTTCCGTTGGAAAGTTTGTCAATAAGATTTACGGGATAGCAGATTTTATTTAAAGAATCCTGAACGTTTTGATTAATTGAGGCGATGACAGAATTAATGGTTTCAAAATCTTTTTTTAACGGAGTTATTTTGCGATAAGGCATTACAGAAGCGGCTGAAATTCCTAAATCAAGATTGATATGTGCATTCATTCCCAAGAAAATATGCTGTAAAATAAGAAGATTTTTATTTGTAGCTGCTTCAAATGCGAGATACCATGCGTTTGTACATTTTTTTCCTTTGCTGTAATTTTCCCATGCTTCAAGATATCGGTTGGCGAAAGCAAGATCAAGCAAAGTCATTCTTGCATTATCTTCAAATTTTTTCTGCTGAATTCCTTTCAAAACCTGAGCGGTCATTATTCTATATGTACACGCAAAATATCCGACAGGATTTTGATTTTCTTTGCTCCAGATAATGATTTCGTCTAATTTTTTCAGAACTTCTTCAATGGTTTTCATAGTGTTTTAGTTTAATTAAAGATAAGAAAAAACCTCGTGGATTTACGAGGTTGTTATTTTATTTTAATTTCTTCCAAGTTATATGAAAACTCACAATCTTTTCCTAAATATCCGAACATTCCCCATTTTGCGTCATTAAAATAATTCATGTTTTTAATTACATATTTATTGTTTTCTGTTTTAACGACGATTTTATCAGAGAGTCTAACTTTTTTAAAGGGAATATTAAATGAAATCGCATCAATAGATTTGTTTACTACATCTGCAGAATCAATGCTTTTAGAATCCTGAATCAATATGAGTTTTATCTGACGAACATTTTTAGTTGCGGTTATTTCTATAATCGGATCATCGATAATATATTCAGTAGTTGCGCACTCAATATCGTCGGCTTCATTCCGTTGTCGGCTTGTAGAAACCTGATAGTAGAAAATTCCACAGAAAATCAAAATTATAACAATAAGAACTCCTACAATAATCAGACAGCCTTTCAGAAATTTATTCATCAATATAATTTAGAATTTGTATCAGCGATTTTTAAAGGAACAGCAATGAATTTTCACGATTATCGTGAGTATTAATCTTTAATTCTCAAAAATTCTTTCGCCAATTCAATCATTTTCGGATCTCCTGTATATTTTCCATGTTCGTCGGAAAGTTTCACTGTGGGAATCCATTCTTTATTTAATGATTGTACACCGATTAATTTCATGACGATATTCATTGGTTTCAGGCCAACATCATTGGTGAGATTGGTGCCGATTCCGAACGAAACACCAATTTTCCCTTTGCAGTATCTGGTGATTTCCTCTACCTTTCCAAGATTTAAATTATCTGAAAAAATAATGTATTTAAATAAAGGATTGATGCCATTGCTTTGATAATGTGCGATCGTTTTGTCTGCAAATTCAAAAGGATCTCCGCTGTCGTGACGAACGCCATCAAAAAGTTTTGCAAATTTTTTGTCAAACTGCTGAAAGAATACATCTGTTGTATAAGTATCTGAAAGGGCAACTCCCAAATCGCCACGATAAACGTCAACCCAATGTTCAAGAGCCAGTTCGTTTGCCATTTTAAATCCGAATTCAGCACCGTGAAACATAAACCATTCGTGAGCGTGAGTTCCAATTGGTTTTACACCGTATTTCATGGCGAAATGTACATTTGAACTTCCGATAAACGTGGAATCTTTTTTCTGTGTTAAAGCTTCCATTACCAAATTCTGAACTTTATATGAATGTCGTCTTCTGGTTCCAAATTCGGCAAAGGTAACGCCGAGATTATTTAGAGAGTCGGCTTTTTCTAAAGTTTTTGTCATAACAACATCGTTAGAATCTCTTTCCATGTGATTCATTTCATAATGGAGCTCGCTGATTAAAGACAATAATGGAACTTCCCAAAGAATTGTTCTGTACCAAAGTCCTTCTACAGTCACAGAAAGATCGTTTCCGGTCTGCACAATTTTAACTTCCGAGGGATCATAGTGATATCCTTCGAGAAAATCTAAGTACGGTAAATTTAAATAAGGGCAGGTTCTGGTAAGAAACTTTTTTTCTTCTTTGGTAAGTTTCAGTTCTGCCATTTTTGCAACGATCTCCCGTAAAGCTACATCAAAGCCTTCCGGAAAATGGTGTTTCCCTCGGTTGATAAATTCGTATTTCACGATCTGACTCGGGAAAAGTTTAACCACAGCATTTTGCATGGTAATTTTGTAAAAATCGTTATCGAGTATTGAATTGAATCGTATTTCAGACATATGTGTAATTTTAACGCAAATATAATGATTTAAAATAAAAATCGTCTAAATGTAAGACGATTTTTAAATATTTTAATTGTTTTCTGTAAGATTATTTCCCTAAATAAGAATTGTACATCCATACTTCTTTCTCCTGTTCTGTGATATAATCGCTCATTTGCGAGTTAGTACCTTCGTCTCCAGCTTTGTCGGTGATCTCTAAAAGTTCGCGTTGCAGATCAATCACCACTTTGAATGAATTCAAAATAATCTCTACACTTTTATTTCCGTCACTTACTTCTTTGCTTTCCTGAATTGTCGAAACTTTCAGATAATCTGAATAGTTGTGAGCTGGTGTTGCTCCCAAAGTTAAAATTCGTTCAGCAATTTCATCAATTTTTAAAACAAGACTGTTGTAAAGTTCTTCAAATTTTGGGTGGAGTGTAAAAAACTGCTCACCTTTAATATTCCAGTGAGATCCCCGAGTGTTCTGATAAAATACGGAATAGTTTGCTAAAAGTATATTTAGTTTTTGTGAAATGTTTTGGCAGTCGGATTCTTGCAGTCCGATAATGTTTGCGTTTTTCATAAGTTTATATTTGATAATTCATAGGTAGGAAAAAGTATGCCGAAATTGTTTCCCGGTCATTGATGATGCTTATCTTTGATATTTTAAAAATTAATCTTAAAAAAACAGAACCAATTTAATGATCAGTAAGAAAAGCTTTTGGATTTCACTTATGGCAGTTTTTTCTGTTTGTGCTGGTTATTACTTTCATTCGCTTTCGCAAACGGAAGGCAATTTTACTTATCCTATTGATGATGCTTACATTCATCTCGCTATTGCCAAAAATTTTTCGGAAAATCATATTTGGGGCGTTACTTCACATCAGTTTTCATCAACTTCTTCAGCGCCGCTATTTACTTTTATTTTAAGTTTTTTAATAACTGTCTTTGGAAATCATGACATCATTCCTCTTTTGTTCAATATCTTTTTTGGTGCCGGAATTATATACATCCTGAATAAATACTTTTTACAATATTTTACCAACTCAAGTCATATAGTTTTAGCGACGCTGTTTACGGTGTTTTTTTCTCTGTTGCATCTTCATATTTTGATGGGAATGGAGCATATTTTTCAGGTGTTTCTTTTTGCTGTAAATATTTACTGTTTGTCACAGAAGGATAGAAGTAAGATTGTTTCAGTTGTTTTCTTTGCTTCTTTGTTTTTAATGGGATTGGTTCGGTTTGAAAGTATGTTTTATTTTGTGATTTTGGCTTTCGTTTTTTTAATTTTAAAAAATTGGCGAGATGCTTTATTGGTTCTGATCATAGGTTTTTTACCGATTGTACTTTTTTGCGGTTTTAACTTTCAGCAGAGCGGGTATTATTTTCCTAATTCGGTAGTTGTGAAAGGGACGAGGCTTAGTTTAGACTCAACACTTTTCAAT
It contains:
- the rmuC gene encoding DNA recombination protein RmuC, yielding METTYLIIGFISGGILGAVILYFILKSSTVSRSSYDELNHTFIKNNSDLENVNLKINELNQIITKEKEIYLNQSDLMNDLKAEFAKVSAENTFLKAQKEETKNIQEEGRLQFENLANKILEEKTEKFTQSNKQNLDTLLKPLGENLENFKKRVNEVYENEARERHSLNSTIKLMLEQTTKVSQEANNLANALKGQTKTQGDWGEMILERILEDSGLTKDREYFKQQNIKNEDGDNLRPDFTLKLPGNQLVIIDSKVSLNAYEKMNSSESPEEKAQLITLHIGSIKRHIDDLSRKRYDHISESLDFTIMFVPIEPAFLIAVQHDQNLWNYAYTRHVILVSPTNLIAFLKLISDLWKRDNLSQNALKISEAGAKLYDKLVGFVDNLEKVGKNMDMAQKSYTDAFSQLYTGRGNLIKRAEDLKNMGLQNKINKSLPQNMIDTSENQIDLSE
- a CDS encoding DUF5995 family protein; this encodes MKTIEEVLKKLDEIIIWSKENQNPVGYFACTYRIMTAQVLKGIQQKKFEDNARMTLLDLAFANRYLEAWENYSKGKKCTNAWYLAFEAATNKNLLILQHIFLGMNAHINLDLGISAASVMPYRKITPLKKDFETINSVIASINQNVQDSLNKICYPVNLIDKLSNGKDNVILDFAISKARETSWATAVIASNTPNILRESVINIVDYAAAKVASQILDPKLLSSALLKELKKCESNDVIKNIEILENTKLK
- the pncB gene encoding nicotinate phosphoribosyltransferase; this encodes MSEIRFNSILDNDFYKITMQNAVVKLFPSQIVKYEFINRGKHHFPEGFDVALREIVAKMAELKLTKEEKKFLTRTCPYLNLPYLDFLEGYHYDPSEVKIVQTGNDLSVTVEGLWYRTILWEVPLLSLISELHYEMNHMERDSNDVVMTKTLEKADSLNNLGVTFAEFGTRRRHSYKVQNLVMEALTQKKDSTFIGSSNVHFAMKYGVKPIGTHAHEWFMFHGAEFGFKMANELALEHWVDVYRGDLGVALSDTYTTDVFFQQFDKKFAKLFDGVRHDSGDPFEFADKTIAHYQSNGINPLFKYIIFSDNLNLGKVEEITRYCKGKIGVSFGIGTNLTNDVGLKPMNIVMKLIGVQSLNKEWIPTVKLSDEHGKYTGDPKMIELAKEFLRIKD
- a CDS encoding Dps family protein, which codes for MKNANIIGLQESDCQNISQKLNILLANYSVFYQNTRGSHWNIKGEQFFTLHPKFEELYNSLVLKIDEIAERILTLGATPAHNYSDYLKVSTIQESKEVSDGNKSVEIILNSFKVVIDLQRELLEITDKAGDEGTNSQMSDYITEQEKEVWMYNSYLGK